The Acidobacteriota bacterium genome segment GCCAGGAAACCCCAGGCCAGCGCCAAGTAGCTTCTCAGCAAAAAAGCGGTACTGATTGAGACCGTGAAGTCGACCGCCGCCCCGATGAATTCATAGCGGAAATATTTATGATAGGCGAGGTCTTTTTCGAAAAAAACCACGGCGATATTCGCCGCCGCCCGGAAGAGAAAGGATACCGACAGCAGCCGAATGACCGGTGCCGCCTCCGGCGTATTGAAAAACAAGGCGGCCTGGGGGGCGAGGACAAATAGGAACAGGGCCAAAAAACCTCTCCGGATGATTCCGATGGTCCAGGCGGTGTCAAGGTAAAGCTTCGTATCGGTTTTCTTGTGGATCAGGGCCTGGATGAATCCGCTGTGAAAAAACGTCGTCAGAAAATCCACCGTCAGAAGGGCCACGGCGAAGGTCCCGAAATCCTTCGGGGAGAGAAGACGGGCGAGCACGGCCAGCCGGACGGCCCTCAGAATCCCGGCGCTGATTCTCAAAACGGCGATCCATGATGCGCCTTTAACCACGGATAAACCGAGATTTTCGGGAGAACCTTCGGCCGGCATGGCCTTCATTTTACTCGAATCTCATGATTCCGGAAAAGCATTTCATGAAAGGTGTTTTAGGTGTGCCGGATTCGTTGACAGATCTCGCGGTCTGAAGTACATTCAGCTTTTCCGATGCTCCATGTCGTCATCGTCTACCCGATGGATCCGCTGGGTTCCAAAATCGGCGGAGTGGTCACGTTTCTCAAAGGACTCATCGCCCATTCTCCCCCGGATTTCCATTTCGATTTCTTCGGCATCACGTCTGATCGCCGGAATCGGCCTCTCTGGAAAAGGCGGACTCTTGCGTTCGGAGCGAAATCTTTCTCGTTTGTTCCCGTTCTCGAAAAAAGGAACGAAAACGAGAAAGATCCTATCCCCCTTGCCCTGAAATTCAGCCTGGCTCTTCTCCTGCGCCGTGTCCGTCCGGCTCCGGGCGTTTTCGTCTTCAACAGAATTGAGCCATCGCTTGCTTTTCCGGGAAGGACCGACCCCAAGATCGGATTCATTCATTCGGATATGACCCGCCAAACGGCCGCCGGGGCGACCGAAGTCCTGTGGTCCCGCTGGCCGCATGCCTATTCGCTTTTAGAAAAGGCGGCTTTCCGGCGTCTCCATATGGTTTTCGTCAACAACCGTAGGAGTCTGGAGCACTATATGCGCCGCCATCCCCGGGCGACGGGCAAGTTCGCCTATGTTTCGATTTGGGTGGATCCCGAGCTTTTTTTCCCCTCCGCCGAGTCGAAACGCTCCGCCCGGGAAAATCTCCGGCAGATCCGTCCTTTTCTTCCAATCGATGACCCCTGGATCGTTTTCGCGGGACGGCTTCAAAAGGTCAAGAACCCCCGGCTGGCCGTCGCCGGCTTCCGGCAATTTCGCCGGGCGGGCGGCGCCGGAAAGCTTCTCATCATCGGTGAAGGCAATCTCAGGGAGCGGATCGCCGAAACCATCCGCCGGGAAGAACTGGTGGACGATGTTTTTCTGCTCGGCGAGATGACGCAGAAGGCTTTGGCGGATTTTTATCGGGCCGCGGACATCCTTGTCTCGACCAGCCTGACCGAGGGCGGACCGCGTTCAGTCCTGGAGGCCCTCGGCAGTGGAATTCCCGTCGTAACCACGGACGTCGGCGAAGTTCGTTGCTTTGTCAGGAGCGGAGTTTCTGGAGAGATCGTCGACGCCTCGGCAGAGGACATCGGCAATGCCCTCGACAGGATTCTCAGTCGCCCGGATATCTACACTGTCTCCCGCTGCCTCGAATCCGTCAAGGAGCTTACGCCCCGCCGTGTCCTGCAGCCCGTTTATCAAAAAATCCGCGAGCTCGGCGAGCGGGCCGGGCGGCTGTGATTAAGGCGAAACCATGACTTTAAGGGCGCCGTCGGCGCGGGAGGCGGCCAGAATGAAAGCGTCCTGTGTCCGGTCCAGAGGGAACTGGTGGGTGGCCAGAAAGGCCGGGGAGATAAGCCCGGAGGCGACGGCCTCGACGGCCCGGCCGGTGAAGCCGTTCTGGCGGCGGACGTGAATGATTGAGATCTCGTGCCGTCGCAGGCGGCCGGCATCAAAGGAAATTCGTGAAGCCGGAGGGATGCCGAGAACCAGGAGTTTGCCGCCCGGATTGAGAACGGCCAGGGCTTGGTCAAGAGCCGCCTGATCACCGCAGCATTCGAAGACGAGATCGAGTCCGGCCGGCTCGCGGGCCGGGATGTCTTCAGCCATATCGACATCATCCGGGTTCCTCGTCCATGACGCGCCGGTTTCGGCCGCAGCCCTAAGGCGGTCTTCGACCTTGTCGGTCACGAAAACCGGACCGCAACCCTCTGCGCGCGCGGCAAGAAGCACGCAGAGCCCGATCGGTCCCGCGCCCAGAATCCCGACGCTTTTTCCCGGCGTTCCGCCGGCCAGAGATACGGCATACATGCCGATAGCCAGGGGCTCGACGAGCGCGCCCTCCTCAAAACTCACGCCGTCCGGCAGGGGGAAGACATTGGCCTCGGGGACGGAGATGAACTCAGCCAGTCCGCCGACGAGCTGTCCGGGAAAACCGAGAAAGCCGATATTCCGGCAGGTATGAGGCCGTCCGGCGCGGCACTGGTCGCATCGTCCACAGGCGATGGCGGGATCGACGGCCGCCCGCATCCCGGGTCTCAGGCGAGACACGCCGCTCCCGATCTCCTCGATGACCGCGGTGCACTCGTGTCCGGGAACGAGCGGATAGGCGACGCCGCCCGCTTCAAAATAGCCGGGGACATAATAGTGCAGATCGCTCCCGCAGATCCCGGCCCGCACAACACGCAGAAGAACATCCCGGGGATCTTTGATTTCCGGCTTGGGAATGTCCCGGATTTCGATGCGGCTGGGGCCGGCGAGAACGGCGGCCTTCACGAGTCGATCCCAGCCAGACGAACGACTCTTCTCCCGATATTCAAGATCCGGAGGGCTTGGCGTTTCAGGGGCTTCCGCTCTGCGATGGCTGCGATGTATTCGCCGAGAGCGGCGGCCGGAAGCATCTGTCTCTGACCGGGCCGCTTGGAGTAAACGTCGAAAAACTCCGTATCCACACGCCCGGGGAACACCGTTGAGACCTTGACGCCGCGTTTTCGAGCTTCCCATTTGAGCGAACGCTGAAAGCCCGTGACGCCGTGCTTGGCCGCGCAGTAGGCGGCGTATCCGCCTGTGCCGTAGAGTCCGGCGATGGAAGAAACCGTGATGATGTGTCCGCGGCGGCCCGCTTTGATCATCCGTCTCAAGGCCTCGCGCGAGCAGAGAAAAACGCTCGTCAGATCGGTGTCGAGAACCTCTCGCCAGTCTTCATCCCGGATTTCGAGGATGTCGGCCTTGAGGCCCCGCCCGGCGTTGTTGACGAGGATATCGACCGGGCCGAAAATCTTTTCCGTTTCATCGAAAAGGCGCCGGACGTCCTCCGGCCGGGTGACGTCGGCCGGAACGGCGGCGGCCCGGAAACCGTGTCCGGTCAGTTTCTCCCTCACAAGATCCAGTTTGTCCGCCCGCCGCCCGGCCAGAACGACGGCGGCGCCGCGCCGGGCGCAGGCTTGGGCCGCCGCCGAGCCGATTCCGGAACCGGCCCCGGTGACGATCAGGACCTTATCCGTCAAGAAACCCATGGGTTTTCAGCCAGTCGACGGTTTCCCGAATCGTTTCCGGAAAAGAAACGGACGGCCGCCACTGAAGATCTTTGCGGGCCCGGGAATTGTCGCAGTAGCGGAACCTGAAACAATTGTCGACATCTTCTGCGGTGACTTCGATTTTTTTCGGGCTGGCGGCTTCCAGAAAGCGCGCCAATCGATAGAGAAACGGGCCGGCGGCCCGGGGTGCGTTCCATCGGGGCGGACGAACCCCCAGTTCTTCAGCCGTGATCCGGTTGATGTCCCGGAACGTGTGGTTGTCTCCGGAGAGGAGATAGCGCCCCCGGCGCACGCCGTTTTTCATGACGGCCCGGATTCCCTCCGCTGCGTCCCGGACATGCATGACGCTCATCCCCCCGGGCATGTTGAAGGCGATGCGTCCTTGTTGCATCGCCCGGATGAATCGGGCCGAATTGGAAAGATCGCCGGGGCCGAACATCAGGCTCGGATGAAGAACGACCGCGTCCAACCCCTCCGCCATGCTCTGAAGGACGGCCTCGTCGGCCAGGTGCTTGGTCAACATGTAGAATTTTTTCCGGCGGCGGGCGATTTTCCAGTCGAAGGCGAAATCCTCGTCGACCGGCTGTCCCCTGTTGCCGTTGTATCCCACGGCGGCCACGGAACTGACGTGAACCAAGCGGGAGACATGATGGGCGGCGATCGCCCGGAGGACATTGAGGGTCCCCTCCACGTTGACGGCGAGAAGACTCTTTCGGTCCTTTCGCGACGTCGTCACCAGACCGGCCAGGTGAATGACGGCGTCCTTTCCGGCGAAGGCGCTTTCGATGGCTGTGTAGCTTGTGATGTCCGCAAGGACGGTCGATATCTCCGGCCGTTCGCTCAGCCCGAAAAGATCGATGGCGGGGCCTTGCTTGTCGAGAATGGTGAGGACCGCCCCGGGAAACTCCTCGAGAAGCGCCCGGACGACATATTGGCCCAGGAAGCCGTGTCCCCCGGTGATCAGAACGGCCGGTCCCCGGGCCGCTTCCCCGCTTCGCGTCCGGAATTTCTCTTCCATGGATGTCGAAACGCTCACGGTGGGGCCTCAGCCAAACGGATTTTCCGTGGGGTAGGGCAGGTCCTTCGGCCGGTTGAAGGAAACATCCTCGACGCCCAGCATCCGAAGCGCGTTCCAAAGAGCCCGTCCCGCCTTGGCGAAAGCCACCGCCGTGTGGTGGGGAAAGCGCTTTTCGATCAGAACGTGGCGATAGAAGCGTCCCATTTCGGGAACGGCGAACACGCCGATGCCGCCGAAGGATTTCGGGTCGACATCCAGCACATCGCCCTCGGCGATATAGGAAAGGAGAACGGTGTCCGCCGTCGACTGAAGGCGGAACAGCGTGATGCCTCCCGGACGGATCCGGCCTTCGAGCGTGCCGCGCGTGATGTCCGGATCATTCTCCGGCTCCATCAGCCGGTGCATGATAAGCTGGTGCTTCATGGCTCCGTCGACAAGACAAGGCGCCGGCGTGTTTCCACAGTGGAAGCCCATGAAAAGGTCGGTCGGCTTGAAGCCGCGAAACGCTCCGGCCGAAGCGACGATCATATCGCAGGGGACGGTGTTGTTGACGTCGAGGAGCGTGGCCGGGAGACCGGTCGCGCAGACGGCCATGTATTCGCTGAGGGCGCCGTAGATGTCGACTTCGCAGGCGACGGGGATGCCCCGTCCGGCCAGCCGGGAATTGACGTAACAGGGGACGAAACCGAAAAAGCTTTCGAAGGCCGGCCAGCATTTGTTGGCGAAAACGCCGTAGGCCGAGGCGCCGAGATGGGTTTCCATGAACGTCATGAGGGCGGTTTCGTATCGGGCCAGTTTTTTCAGAAGGTCGGGGTAGGTGTTTCCCGCGCCCAGCTCTTCGGCCATGTCGCGGGCGACGTCCTCGACCTCGGGCCGGCCCTCGGCTTTGAGAAAGATGTCGTAGAGGTCGAGTTCGGAATTTTCCATGACTTCGACCCCCAGGTCATAAAGGGGCTTGACGGGCGCGTTGCAGGCCAGAAAGTCCTGGGGCCGCGGTCCGAAGCCGAAAATCTTGAGACCGCGGAGGCCGAGGACGACGCGCGCGGCCGGAACGAAATCGTCCATCATGCCGGCGATCGCGTCGGGCAGGCCGAACGGAGTTTCGGGGATGAACGGCCGCAGCTTGCGCAGGCCGCAATTGTAGGACGTATTGAGAAGACCGCAGTAGGCATCGCCCCGGCCGCCGACGAGATCGGCTTCCGTTTCCTCGGCGGCGGCGGCGAACATGACCGGCCCGCCGAATTTTTGGGCCATCAGGGTCGTCGGCCCTTCCGGACCGAAGTTCCCGAGATAGACGGCGAGCGCATTCGCGCCGCGGCTCCGGGCCTCGTCCAGGGCCTTGAGGGCGTCGGATTCGCTTTCGACGACGGTCTCGAGTTCGACGAACGGAAGGCCTTTGGCCCGGCAGGCCTCGGCGACTCGGGCCCGCCGTGTTCGGGAGAGTTCGATGGGAAAGCAGTCGCGGCTGACGGCGACAAGTCCGACGAGGACATCGGGAATATTGATCAGGGCTTTCATCTCAAGACTCCTTCTTCTGTCCGTAATAGGCGCGGGGGCCGTGCTTTCTTTGGTAATGCTTGTTCAGAATGAACTCAG includes the following:
- a CDS encoding NAD-dependent epimerase/dehydratase family protein codes for the protein MSVSTSMEEKFRTRSGEAARGPAVLITGGHGFLGQYVVRALLEEFPGAVLTILDKQGPAIDLFGLSERPEISTVLADITSYTAIESAFAGKDAVIHLAGLVTTSRKDRKSLLAVNVEGTLNVLRAIAAHHVSRLVHVSSVAAVGYNGNRGQPVDEDFAFDWKIARRRKKFYMLTKHLADEAVLQSMAEGLDAVVLHPSLMFGPGDLSNSARFIRAMQQGRIAFNMPGGMSVMHVRDAAEGIRAVMKNGVRRGRYLLSGDNHTFRDINRITAEELGVRPPRWNAPRAAGPFLYRLARFLEAASPKKIEVTAEDVDNCFRFRYCDNSRARKDLQWRPSVSFPETIRETVDWLKTHGFLDG
- a CDS encoding glycosyltransferase family 4 protein yields the protein MLHVVIVYPMDPLGSKIGGVVTFLKGLIAHSPPDFHFDFFGITSDRRNRPLWKRRTLAFGAKSFSFVPVLEKRNENEKDPIPLALKFSLALLLRRVRPAPGVFVFNRIEPSLAFPGRTDPKIGFIHSDMTRQTAAGATEVLWSRWPHAYSLLEKAAFRRLHMVFVNNRRSLEHYMRRHPRATGKFAYVSIWVDPELFFPSAESKRSARENLRQIRPFLPIDDPWIVFAGRLQKVKNPRLAVAGFRQFRRAGGAGKLLIIGEGNLRERIAETIRREELVDDVFLLGEMTQKALADFYRAADILVSTSLTEGGPRSVLEALGSGIPVVTTDVGEVRCFVRSGVSGEIVDASAEDIGNALDRILSRPDIYTVSRCLESVKELTPRRVLQPVYQKIRELGERAGRL
- a CDS encoding SDR family oxidoreductase is translated as MGFLTDKVLIVTGAGSGIGSAAAQACARRGAAVVLAGRRADKLDLVREKLTGHGFRAAAVPADVTRPEDVRRLFDETEKIFGPVDILVNNAGRGLKADILEIRDEDWREVLDTDLTSVFLCSREALRRMIKAGRRGHIITVSSIAGLYGTGGYAAYCAAKHGVTGFQRSLKWEARKRGVKVSTVFPGRVDTEFFDVYSKRPGQRQMLPAAALGEYIAAIAERKPLKRQALRILNIGRRVVRLAGIDS
- a CDS encoding fucose isomerase, which produces MINIPDVLVGLVAVSRDCFPIELSRTRRARVAEACRAKGLPFVELETVVESESDALKALDEARSRGANALAVYLGNFGPEGPTTLMAQKFGGPVMFAAAAEETEADLVGGRGDAYCGLLNTSYNCGLRKLRPFIPETPFGLPDAIAGMMDDFVPAARVVLGLRGLKIFGFGPRPQDFLACNAPVKPLYDLGVEVMENSELDLYDIFLKAEGRPEVEDVARDMAEELGAGNTYPDLLKKLARYETALMTFMETHLGASAYGVFANKCWPAFESFFGFVPCYVNSRLAGRGIPVACEVDIYGALSEYMAVCATGLPATLLDVNNTVPCDMIVASAGAFRGFKPTDLFMGFHCGNTPAPCLVDGAMKHQLIMHRLMEPENDPDITRGTLEGRIRPGGITLFRLQSTADTVLLSYIAEGDVLDVDPKSFGGIGVFAVPEMGRFYRHVLIEKRFPHHTAVAFAKAGRALWNALRMLGVEDVSFNRPKDLPYPTENPFG
- a CDS encoding alcohol dehydrogenase catalytic domain-containing protein, whose translation is MKAAVLAGPSRIEIRDIPKPEIKDPRDVLLRVVRAGICGSDLHYYVPGYFEAGGVAYPLVPGHECTAVIEEIGSGVSRLRPGMRAAVDPAIACGRCDQCRAGRPHTCRNIGFLGFPGQLVGGLAEFISVPEANVFPLPDGVSFEEGALVEPLAIGMYAVSLAGGTPGKSVGILGAGPIGLCVLLAARAEGCGPVFVTDKVEDRLRAAAETGASWTRNPDDVDMAEDIPAREPAGLDLVFECCGDQAALDQALAVLNPGGKLLVLGIPPASRISFDAGRLRRHEISIIHVRRQNGFTGRAVEAVASGLISPAFLATHQFPLDRTQDAFILAASRADGALKVMVSP